One stretch of Tistrella mobilis DNA includes these proteins:
- a CDS encoding NADH:flavin oxidoreductase has product MDGSLAFTPVRLGALRLKNRIVLPPMQQYQGTAEGFATAYHLHHYARRARGGVGLVILESTAIAAEGRLMADDIGIFTEAHVPPLAAIAGAVKAEGVPVMVQLSHGGRKSRPQGGGRLLAPSAIRYTADDGMPEAMTADDIARVVAAFATAAERALAAGFDGIELHAAHGYLLHQFLSPLSNHRNDGYGGGPGGRVRLLAEVLAAVRSVAGPEVPVTIRVSAADYDPGGLTAAEVAEMLAGLVGQGLDGVHVSSGGLTPTPPPETGPGYQLGFAREIRERTGLPVIGVGNIRGRAQVEAALQGGLADLVAIGRPLLVHPDLARVL; this is encoded by the coding sequence ATGGACGGGAGTTTGGCCTTTACGCCGGTCAGGCTGGGCGCGCTTCGGCTGAAGAACCGGATCGTGCTGCCGCCGATGCAGCAGTATCAGGGCACGGCCGAAGGTTTCGCCACCGCCTATCACCTGCATCACTATGCCCGCCGCGCCCGGGGCGGGGTGGGGCTGGTGATCCTGGAATCGACCGCCATCGCCGCGGAAGGCCGGCTGATGGCCGACGATATCGGCATCTTCACCGAGGCGCATGTCCCGCCGCTGGCGGCGATCGCAGGCGCGGTCAAGGCCGAGGGCGTGCCGGTGATGGTGCAGCTGAGCCATGGCGGGCGGAAGTCGCGGCCGCAGGGCGGCGGCCGGCTGCTTGCGCCATCGGCCATCCGCTACACGGCCGATGACGGCATGCCGGAGGCGATGACCGCCGATGACATCGCCCGGGTGGTCGCAGCCTTCGCCACCGCGGCAGAGCGCGCCCTGGCGGCGGGGTTCGATGGCATCGAACTGCATGCCGCCCATGGCTATCTGCTGCACCAGTTCCTCTCCCCCCTGTCGAACCACCGCAACGACGGCTATGGCGGCGGCCCCGGGGGCCGCGTGCGGCTGCTGGCCGAGGTGCTGGCGGCCGTGCGCAGCGTGGCCGGGCCGGAGGTGCCGGTCACCATCCGGGTCTCGGCCGCGGATTACGACCCGGGCGGGCTGACGGCCGCAGAGGTGGCGGAGATGCTGGCCGGGCTGGTGGGGCAGGGGCTCGACGGTGTTCATGTCTCGTCCGGCGGGTTGACCCCGACACCGCCGCCGGAGACCGGCCCCGGCTATCAGCTGGGCTTCGCCCGCGAGATCCGTGAACGCACCGGTCTGCCGGTGATCGGCGTCGGCAACATCCGCGGCCGGGCGCAGGTGGAGGCGGCCCTCCAGGGCGGCCTGGCCGATCTGGTCGCGATCGGCCGGCCGCTGCTGGTCCATCCCGATCTGGCGCGGGTGTTGTGA
- a CDS encoding branched-chain amino acid ABC transporter permease, giving the protein MRRGYLPIALILVVLAALPLVVTSNVVLNFVVFVLIITLVAQGWNLLGGTGGQSSFGHAAFFGTGAYASAILQTRYGVNAWAAMAAGVAAGAVVGRVIGYLAFRAGLRGSYFALVTLAFAEVLRILANASGFTNGAAGLLLKLDVGFWNMQFSSRGAFLWLALVFVAAGLVICQMIANSRFGAQLVAVRENEEAARALGVDVLAVKLRAITVSGALTAAAGCLYLQYFLYIDANIAYGLWISVEALLAPMVGGRGLVLGPIIGAFTLHGLGEATKMFTGRVPGIDLAVYGAVLVLVVAFAPGGVLGLLRRLRPGGRGPGNGRGGEGA; this is encoded by the coding sequence ATGCGACGCGGCTATCTTCCCATCGCCCTGATCCTGGTGGTGCTGGCGGCCCTGCCGCTGGTGGTGACCTCCAACGTCGTCCTCAACTTCGTCGTCTTCGTGCTGATCATCACCCTGGTGGCGCAGGGCTGGAACCTGCTGGGCGGTACCGGCGGGCAGTCATCCTTCGGTCATGCCGCCTTCTTCGGCACCGGCGCCTATGCCTCGGCCATCCTCCAGACCCGCTATGGCGTGAATGCCTGGGCGGCGATGGCGGCGGGTGTGGCAGCCGGCGCCGTGGTCGGCCGGGTGATCGGCTATCTGGCCTTCCGCGCCGGGTTGCGCGGCTCTTACTTCGCGCTGGTGACGCTGGCCTTCGCCGAGGTGCTGCGCATTCTGGCCAATGCCTCGGGCTTCACCAATGGTGCGGCCGGCCTGCTGCTGAAGCTGGATGTCGGCTTCTGGAACATGCAGTTCAGCAGCCGCGGCGCCTTTCTGTGGCTGGCGCTGGTCTTCGTGGCGGCCGGTCTGGTGATCTGCCAGATGATCGCCAATTCCCGCTTCGGCGCGCAGCTGGTGGCGGTGCGCGAGAACGAGGAAGCGGCGAGGGCGCTGGGCGTCGACGTGCTGGCGGTGAAGCTGCGGGCGATCACGGTCTCGGGCGCGCTGACCGCGGCCGCGGGCTGCCTTTATCTGCAGTATTTCCTCTATATCGACGCCAACATCGCCTACGGGCTGTGGATCTCGGTCGAGGCCCTGCTCGCCCCCATGGTCGGCGGCCGCGGGCTGGTGCTGGGGCCGATCATCGGTGCCTTCACCCTGCACGGGCTGGGTGAGGCGACCAAGATGTTCACCGGCCGGGTGCCGGGCATCGATCTGGCGGTTTATGGCGCGGTGCTGGTGCTGGTGGTCGCCTTTGCCCCGGGGGGCGTGCTGGGGCTGCTGCGCAGGCTGCGGCCGGGCGGCCGCGGCCCGGGCAATGGACGTGGCGGGGAGGGCGCGTGA
- a CDS encoding FAD-dependent oxidoreductase: protein MVSEVIRDGARVFEFTVPVVVVGAGAAGLVAALAAREAGAEVLVLERDVVPRGSTALSAGLIPAAGTRWQKAAGIADTAEAFAADIMAKAKGEPDPDLVALVTREAGPAVEWLGDRYGLPFSVVADFSYPGHSARRMHGLPTRSGEELIDALRGAAEAAGIDILCQATVTRLYADDDGRIAGLAFTRPDGSVDEVGCGRLILACNGYGGNRALVREHIPSLADALYFGHDGNKGDALLWGRALGAATRHLPGHQGHGSVAHPAGILISWATITEGGIQVNLAGERFSNEATGYSEQAAEVLRQPDGLAWTVFDGRIAAITRQFEDFKRAEAMGAVLTADDLPTLARRMNVPADALIRTMDAVASARAGTTPDAFGRDFTTTAPLTAPYCAVRVTGALFHTQGGLVVDASARVLDTAGHPLPNLYAAGGAACGVSGAKAAGYLSGNGLLTAVTLGRVAGRAAAAA, encoded by the coding sequence ATGGTGAGCGAGGTGATCCGGGACGGCGCCAGGGTGTTCGAATTCACCGTGCCCGTGGTGGTGGTGGGCGCCGGTGCCGCCGGTCTGGTTGCGGCGCTGGCGGCGCGCGAGGCGGGTGCCGAGGTGCTGGTGCTGGAACGCGATGTCGTGCCGCGCGGCTCCACCGCCCTCTCCGCCGGGCTGATCCCGGCCGCCGGCACGCGCTGGCAGAAAGCCGCCGGCATCGCCGACACGGCAGAGGCCTTCGCCGCCGACATCATGGCCAAGGCGAAGGGGGAACCCGACCCCGATCTTGTGGCCCTGGTGACGCGGGAGGCCGGCCCCGCCGTCGAATGGCTGGGCGACCGCTACGGCCTGCCCTTCTCGGTGGTGGCGGATTTCAGCTATCCGGGCCACAGCGCCCGACGCATGCACGGCCTGCCGACACGGTCGGGCGAGGAGTTGATCGATGCGCTGCGCGGCGCGGCAGAGGCCGCCGGCATCGACATTCTGTGCCAGGCGACCGTCACCCGCCTCTATGCCGACGACGACGGCCGTATCGCCGGCCTCGCCTTCACCCGCCCCGACGGGTCGGTCGACGAGGTCGGCTGCGGCCGGTTGATCCTGGCCTGCAACGGCTATGGCGGCAACAGGGCGCTGGTGCGCGAACACATCCCGTCGCTTGCCGATGCGCTCTATTTCGGCCATGACGGCAACAAGGGCGATGCGCTGCTCTGGGGCCGGGCGCTGGGCGCCGCCACCCGCCATCTGCCCGGCCATCAGGGCCATGGCTCGGTCGCCCACCCCGCCGGCATCCTGATCAGCTGGGCGACGATCACCGAAGGCGGCATCCAGGTGAACCTGGCGGGCGAGCGCTTCTCCAACGAGGCCACCGGCTATTCCGAACAGGCGGCCGAGGTGCTGCGCCAGCCGGACGGCCTTGCCTGGACGGTGTTCGACGGCCGCATCGCCGCCATCACCCGCCAGTTCGAAGATTTCAAGCGCGCCGAGGCCATGGGCGCCGTGCTCACGGCAGACGACCTGCCAACACTCGCCCGCCGCATGAACGTTCCCGCCGACGCGCTCATCCGCACCATGGACGCGGTCGCATCCGCCCGCGCCGGCACCACCCCCGACGCCTTCGGCCGCGACTTCACCACAACGGCCCCGCTCACCGCCCCCTATTGCGCGGTCAGGGTCACCGGCGCGCTCTTCCACACCCAGGGCGGCCTGGTCGTCGACGCCTCGGCCCGCGTCCTCGACACCGCAGGCCACCCCCTGCCCAACCTCTACGCCGCCGGCGGCGCCGCCTGCGGCGTCTCGGGCGCCAAAGCCGCCGGCTATCTGTCGGGCAACGGCCTGCTCACCGCGGTGACGCTGGGGCGGGTGGCGGGGCGGGCTGCAGCGGCGGCGTGA
- a CDS encoding branched-chain amino acid ABC transporter permease has protein sequence MYSLPIVAEAMLNGLLTGAVYALIALGLTLVYGVLHIINFAHGALLTCAMFAVWLVYTAFGLDPYLAILPLTLVFFAIGYGVQRFIIGPAAHGDDGNILLVTLGLSIVIENVLLAVFQSDTRSLSTDYSFQVVELGPLLISQARLYGFAGAVVVSALLWLLLARTDTGKAIRAVAKEKLGARLVGINVAHVFAVTFGLGCATLAIAACLLMPTFYVNPRVGGAFVLVAFTIVVLGGMGSITGALIGGLFIGVVESLCGLYLGESLGQIGIFLIFILVLLFRPTGLFGARA, from the coding sequence ATGTACTCCCTTCCCATCGTCGCGGAAGCCATGCTGAACGGGCTTCTGACCGGTGCGGTCTATGCGCTCATCGCGCTGGGTCTGACGCTGGTGTATGGTGTTTTGCACATCATCAATTTTGCGCATGGCGCCCTGCTGACCTGCGCGATGTTCGCCGTCTGGCTGGTCTATACCGCCTTCGGCCTGGATCCCTATCTTGCGATCCTGCCGCTGACGCTGGTGTTCTTCGCCATCGGCTACGGCGTGCAGCGCTTCATCATCGGGCCGGCCGCTCATGGCGACGACGGCAATATCCTGCTGGTGACGCTGGGCCTGTCGATCGTGATCGAAAACGTGCTGCTCGCGGTCTTCCAGTCGGATACCCGGTCGCTGTCCACCGATTATTCCTTCCAGGTGGTCGAACTCGGGCCGCTGCTGATCTCTCAGGCCCGGCTTTACGGCTTTGCCGGTGCTGTGGTGGTGAGCGCGCTGCTCTGGCTGCTGCTGGCGCGCACCGATACCGGCAAGGCGATCCGCGCGGTGGCGAAAGAGAAGCTGGGCGCGCGGCTGGTGGGCATCAATGTCGCCCATGTCTTCGCCGTCACCTTCGGCCTGGGCTGCGCCACGCTCGCCATCGCCGCCTGCCTGCTGATGCCGACCTTCTATGTCAACCCGCGTGTCGGCGGTGCCTTCGTGCTGGTCGCTTTCACCATCGTGGTGCTGGGCGGCATGGGCTCGATCACCGGTGCGCTGATCGGCGGCCTGTTCATCGGCGTGGTCGAAAGCCTGTGCGGGCTGTATCTGGGCGAAAGCCTGGGCCAGATCGGCATCTTCCTGATCTTCATCCTGGTGTTGCTGTTCCGGCCCACCGGTCTGTTCGGAGCACGGGCGTGA
- a CDS encoding phosphotransferase: MSTAPDTGTPDTDALEAWFADHVPGRHGRLALERFAGGQSNPTFRIRSEAGTYVLRRKPLGEVLPSAHAVDREFRVLAALQGTGVPVPPVHALCTDPAVFGSMFYVMDFVPGRIFWDPRLPDLTPAERGAIFSSMNDAIARIHALDPDAIGLGDHGRRGNYVERQIARWTRQYRASETVANPAMERLIQWLPEHVPAEDDTRLVHGDYRLDNVIIHPTEPRVVAVLDWELSTLGNPLADFAYHMMTWRIAPGLFRGLAGTDFAAAGIPDEDAYLQMWLARTGFAPSPSWDVYVVLSLFRLAAILQGIARRALDGTAANADAEEVGRKAVPLAELAWSFAEKIR, from the coding sequence ATGAGCACCGCCCCCGACACTGGCACACCCGATACCGACGCCCTCGAAGCCTGGTTTGCCGACCACGTCCCCGGCCGGCATGGCCGGCTGGCGCTGGAGCGCTTCGCCGGCGGCCAGTCGAACCCGACCTTCCGGATCCGGAGCGAGGCCGGGACTTACGTGCTGCGCCGCAAGCCGCTGGGCGAGGTGCTGCCCTCCGCCCATGCGGTCGACCGGGAATTCCGGGTGCTGGCCGCACTTCAGGGCACGGGCGTGCCGGTGCCGCCGGTGCATGCGCTGTGCACCGATCCCGCGGTGTTCGGATCGATGTTCTATGTGATGGATTTCGTGCCCGGCCGGATCTTCTGGGATCCGCGCCTGCCCGACCTTACCCCGGCGGAGCGGGGGGCGATCTTCTCGTCGATGAACGACGCCATCGCCCGCATCCATGCGCTCGACCCGGATGCGATCGGGCTGGGCGATCACGGCCGGCGCGGCAATTACGTCGAACGCCAGATCGCCCGCTGGACCCGCCAGTATCGGGCGTCGGAGACCGTGGCCAACCCGGCCATGGAACGGCTGATCCAATGGCTGCCCGAACATGTGCCGGCGGAAGACGACACCCGCCTGGTTCATGGCGACTACCGGCTGGACAATGTGATCATCCATCCCACCGAACCCCGGGTGGTGGCGGTGCTGGACTGGGAGCTGTCGACGCTGGGCAACCCGCTGGCCGATTTCGCCTATCACATGATGACCTGGCGCATCGCCCCCGGCCTGTTCCGCGGCCTGGCCGGCACGGATTTCGCCGCCGCCGGCATCCCGGACGAGGACGCCTATCTTCAGATGTGGCTGGCCCGCACGGGCTTTGCGCCCTCGCCATCCTGGGATGTCTATGTGGTGTTGAGCCTGTTCCGCCTGGCCGCGATCCTGCAGGGCATCGCCCGCCGCGCCCTGGACGGCACCGCCGCCAATGCCGATGCCGAAGAGGTCGGCCGCAAGGCGGTGCCGCTGGCCGAACTCGCCTGGTCGTTTGCGGAAAAGATCCGCTGA
- a CDS encoding aspartate 1-decarboxylase — MIRVVRAKFHGITVTGADLDYHGSITLDPEQCDLAGIRPLEFVDIWNKASGARIQTYVIFGEPGSRACVLNGAAARTCARGDQVIICASAYIDEPALHAIEPVVLTFTPDNQVDQVMRYRVRETERRRFDFALEMGARSAPAERPVNRVDLDAFTSDLRRRGLDDHAIADVVARHLKAVA; from the coding sequence ATGATCCGCGTCGTCCGCGCGAAGTTTCACGGCATCACCGTCACCGGTGCCGATCTGGACTATCACGGCTCGATCACCCTCGATCCGGAACAGTGCGACCTGGCCGGGATCCGGCCGCTCGAATTCGTCGACATCTGGAACAAGGCCAGCGGCGCCCGTATCCAGACCTATGTGATTTTCGGCGAGCCCGGCTCCCGCGCCTGTGTGCTGAACGGCGCCGCCGCCCGCACCTGTGCCCGGGGCGACCAGGTGATCATCTGCGCCTCGGCCTATATCGACGAGCCGGCGCTGCATGCGATCGAGCCGGTGGTGCTGACCTTCACGCCCGACAATCAGGTCGACCAGGTGATGCGCTATCGGGTGCGCGAGACCGAGCGCCGGCGCTTCGATTTTGCGCTGGAGATGGGTGCGCGCAGCGCCCCGGCCGAGCGGCCGGTGAACCGGGTGGATCTGGACGCCTTCACCAGCGATCTCCGCCGCCGCGGGCTGGATGACCATGCCATCGCCGATGTGGTCGCGCGGCATCTGAAGGCGGTTGCCTGA
- a CDS encoding MATE family efflux transporter, translating into MTTTSIADPATRPRPPGLVAETGVLARLAAPIVVAQLAYMATGATDSIMAGRLGTGALAAVGLGAAIWVPVTTFIGGALYVLLPRIAGHAAAGRDGAGGRDAVQAAWGGMAIGLIGALFLVFGMPQLLPHMGVDPALIDPTTAYLAAVAPGVPMVGLSMAARYFCDGHSDTRPAMLTAIFIALLNVPLNLVLMFDDAFGPGTGAGLGVAGAGVSSAICMATGALILTTRALTAGRYAPARRGTVPLRPDLRAMLGLLRQGVPIGLAFLVEYSMMSTVAVLIGGIGAVALAAHQIAFNVTVVLFMIPVSVSIGVSIRVGGAIGAADPVAARRALAAGLMLGCGLALITAVLVVALAPDIARIYTADQVVVALAVRLLLLAAAFQVIDALQVVLGGALRGRGDVNLPLLMMLGAYWAIGMPVGWQMGAAEGAAGWWYGILAGITTIAVLFAWRTWRGFTDRALRPLMADGGDAR; encoded by the coding sequence ATGACCACCACCTCGATCGCCGATCCCGCCACCCGGCCGCGCCCGCCGGGGCTCGTTGCCGAGACCGGCGTTCTGGCCCGGCTGGCGGCCCCCATCGTCGTGGCGCAGCTCGCCTATATGGCCACGGGGGCGACGGATTCGATCATGGCCGGCCGGCTCGGTACCGGCGCGCTGGCCGCGGTGGGGCTGGGGGCGGCGATCTGGGTGCCGGTCACCACGTTCATCGGCGGCGCGCTTTATGTGCTGCTGCCGCGGATCGCCGGCCATGCGGCGGCCGGGCGCGACGGCGCCGGCGGGCGCGATGCCGTGCAGGCGGCCTGGGGCGGCATGGCCATCGGTCTGATCGGTGCGCTGTTCCTGGTCTTCGGCATGCCACAGCTGCTGCCGCATATGGGGGTTGATCCGGCGCTGATCGATCCGACCACGGCCTATCTTGCCGCGGTTGCGCCGGGCGTGCCGATGGTCGGGCTGTCGATGGCGGCGCGCTATTTCTGCGACGGCCATTCCGACACCCGCCCCGCGATGCTGACCGCGATCTTCATCGCCCTGCTGAACGTGCCGCTGAACCTGGTCCTGATGTTCGACGATGCCTTCGGCCCCGGCACCGGCGCGGGGCTGGGCGTGGCCGGTGCCGGCGTGTCCAGCGCGATCTGCATGGCGACCGGCGCCCTGATCCTGACCACGCGCGCGCTCACCGCCGGGCGCTATGCGCCGGCGCGGCGCGGAACCGTGCCCCTGCGGCCGGATCTGCGCGCCATGCTGGGGCTGCTGCGCCAGGGCGTGCCGATCGGCCTCGCCTTCCTGGTGGAATATTCGATGATGAGCACGGTGGCGGTGCTGATCGGCGGCATCGGCGCCGTGGCGCTCGCCGCCCATCAGATCGCCTTCAACGTCACCGTGGTGCTGTTCATGATTCCGGTCTCGGTGTCGATCGGGGTCAGCATCCGCGTCGGCGGGGCGATCGGCGCGGCCGATCCCGTCGCGGCGCGCCGCGCGCTTGCGGCCGGTCTGATGCTGGGCTGCGGCCTTGCCCTGATCACCGCGGTGCTGGTGGTGGCTCTGGCCCCGGATATCGCCCGTATCTATACCGCCGACCAGGTGGTGGTGGCGCTGGCGGTACGGCTGCTGCTGCTGGCGGCGGCCTTCCAGGTGATCGATGCCCTGCAGGTGGTTCTGGGCGGCGCGCTGCGCGGCCGCGGCGACGTCAACCTGCCGCTGCTGATGATGCTGGGGGCCTATTGGGCCATCGGCATGCCGGTCGGCTGGCAGATGGGCGCGGCCGAAGGTGCCGCCGGCTGGTGGTACGGTATTCTGGCCGGCATCACCACCATCGCCGTGCTGTTCGCCTGGCGCACATGGCGGGGCTTCACCGACCGTGCGCTCAGGCCGTTGATGGCCGATGGCGGGGATGCGCGGTGA
- the tam gene encoding trans-aconitate 2-methyltransferase — MTWSPAQYVKFEAERTRPVVDLLAHVPTDPVRTAVDLGCGPGNSTAVLIDRFPGARVTALDSSPEMVAAARARLPDVEVTQDDVSRWQATGPFDVILSNAVLQWVPGHDVLLPALVERLAPGGSLAVQMPDNMAEPSHVAMRETAAEGPWADRLAGAARAPLPPAAWYYQLLRNLAGRVDIWRTTYIHVLPGGPDAVVDWVKATGLRPFLDPLSPAERDDFLNRYRRKIAAAYPPLADGTVLLPFPRLFMIATR, encoded by the coding sequence ATGACCTGGTCGCCCGCGCAGTATGTGAAATTCGAGGCCGAGCGCACCCGCCCGGTGGTCGATCTGCTGGCCCATGTCCCGACCGATCCGGTCCGGACCGCGGTCGATCTGGGCTGCGGGCCGGGCAATTCGACCGCGGTGCTGATCGACCGTTTCCCGGGCGCGCGGGTGACGGCCCTCGATTCCTCGCCCGAGATGGTGGCGGCGGCCCGGGCAAGGCTGCCGGATGTGGAGGTCACGCAGGACGATGTCAGCCGCTGGCAGGCGACCGGGCCGTTCGACGTGATCCTGTCCAACGCCGTGCTGCAATGGGTGCCGGGGCATGACGTGCTGCTGCCGGCGCTGGTGGAGCGACTGGCCCCGGGCGGCAGTCTGGCGGTGCAGATGCCCGACAACATGGCCGAGCCCAGCCATGTGGCGATGCGCGAGACCGCGGCCGAAGGACCCTGGGCGGACCGGCTGGCGGGTGCCGCCCGCGCGCCCCTGCCGCCCGCCGCCTGGTATTACCAGCTGCTGCGCAATCTGGCGGGCCGGGTCGATATCTGGCGGACCACCTATATCCATGTCCTGCCCGGCGGGCCGGATGCGGTGGTGGACTGGGTGAAGGCCACGGGGCTGCGCCCCTTCCTGGACCCGCTGAGCCCGGCCGAGCGCGACGACTTCCTGAACCGCTACCGCAGGAAGATCGCCGCCGCCTATCCGCCGCTTGCCGACGGCACGGTGCTGCTGCCCTTCCCGCGCCTGTTCATGATCGCCACCCGCTGA
- a CDS encoding glutathione S-transferase family protein, with protein sequence MSDDLILYTNPQSRGMIARWMLEEVGVAYRTVVLEYGAPMKAPDYLALNPMGKVPTLVHNGAVVTETAAICAYLAETFPEAGLAPRPHERAAWFRWLFFGAGPLEAAVSNRAFGLEVPADRERSIGYGSFTRVMDTLEVAVSAGPYLTGDRFTAADVYLGAQIGWGLQFGTIDRRPAFETYWARLAGRPALARAG encoded by the coding sequence ATGTCCGACGACCTGATCCTCTACACCAACCCGCAATCGCGCGGCATGATCGCGCGCTGGATGCTGGAAGAGGTGGGCGTCGCCTACCGCACCGTGGTGCTGGAGTATGGCGCGCCGATGAAGGCGCCCGACTATCTGGCGCTCAACCCCATGGGCAAGGTGCCGACCCTGGTCCATAACGGCGCGGTGGTGACCGAGACGGCCGCGATCTGCGCCTATCTGGCCGAAACCTTCCCCGAGGCGGGGCTCGCCCCCCGGCCCCATGAACGCGCGGCCTGGTTCCGCTGGCTGTTCTTCGGCGCGGGGCCGCTGGAAGCGGCGGTCAGCAACCGGGCCTTCGGCCTGGAGGTGCCGGCCGACCGCGAACGCAGCATCGGTTACGGCAGTTTCACCCGGGTGATGGACACGCTGGAGGTGGCCGTCTCCGCCGGCCCCTACCTCACCGGCGACCGCTTCACCGCGGCAGATGTGTATCTGGGCGCCCAGATCGGCTGGGGCCTGCAATTCGGCACCATCGACCGCCGCCCGGCCTTCGAAACCTACTGGGCCCGCCTGGCCGGCCGGCCGGCGTTGGCGCGGGCGGGGTGA
- a CDS encoding GntR family transcriptional regulator, with protein sequence MAGVEPLKARRLYLLLRDRIISGEDRPQSRLPSEPMLAEQHGVSRVTVRRALDKLAGEGLIERRPGSGTFVAGRRTEAPVTADFSNLLTHLVEMGRRTEVRLLSFGYVTPPPAVAEALGLAAGERVQRAVRLRLIDGTPFSYLITHVPERIGVSYSEAEMASTPLLELLERSGIVADRASQTIGAALAGPDLAEALGLEIGAALLSMTRVVQGVDGEGIEHLHAFYRPDLYSFRMDLVRTGPGDARSWTPVGPARKGAMRTRQAAARTETEPHQRRSTVRRGSTPRKKTP encoded by the coding sequence ATGGCGGGGGTCGAGCCGTTGAAGGCACGCAGGCTCTACCTGCTGCTGCGTGACCGTATCATCAGCGGCGAGGACCGTCCGCAGAGCCGCCTGCCCAGCGAGCCGATGCTGGCCGAACAGCATGGCGTGTCACGGGTGACCGTGCGCCGGGCGCTCGACAAGCTGGCCGGCGAAGGGCTGATCGAGCGGCGGCCCGGATCGGGCACCTTCGTGGCGGGGCGGCGGACCGAGGCGCCGGTGACCGCCGATTTTTCCAACCTGCTGACGCATCTGGTCGAGATGGGCCGGCGGACCGAGGTCCGGCTGCTGTCCTTCGGCTATGTGACGCCGCCGCCGGCGGTAGCCGAGGCGCTGGGCCTGGCGGCGGGAGAGCGGGTGCAGCGCGCGGTGCGTCTGCGCCTGATCGACGGCACGCCGTTTTCGTATCTGATCACCCATGTGCCCGAGCGGATCGGCGTGTCCTATTCCGAGGCCGAGATGGCTTCCACGCCGCTGCTGGAACTGCTGGAACGTTCCGGCATCGTGGCCGACCGCGCCAGCCAGACCATCGGTGCCGCCCTGGCCGGGCCCGACCTCGCCGAGGCGCTGGGGCTGGAAATCGGTGCGGCGCTGCTGTCGATGACCCGCGTGGTGCAGGGCGTCGACGGCGAGGGCATCGAACATCTGCACGCCTTCTACCGGCCCGATCTCTATTCCTTCCGGATGGATCTGGTGCGCACCGGGCCGGGGGATGCCCGGTCGTGGACACCGGTCGGGCCGGCCCGCAAGGGCGCCATGCGAACCCGCCAGGCCGCGGCGCGCACGGAGACCGAACCCCATCAGCGGCGGAGCACGGTGCGGCGGGGGAGCACGCCGCGCAAGAAGACGCCGTAG
- a CDS encoding ABC transporter substrate-binding protein, translating to MTLFDKTISRRTALKGGMAAAAVMAAPAVLRAAQPPAVKIGVLQPVTGALAMDGEFGRTGAELAIADINASGGIRSLGGAKIEMVFGDARSNPEVGVQEVERMQSEGVAAVVGGFASPICLATTQAAARYDLPYIVDVGVSDQIISRGLTNTFRFAPGFGICTRTAIENLVRINNAAGRPAKTVALVHEDGLFGSGLAKLMQTELPKYGFEILETIAVPTPSRDLSNVVLRLRSLRPDLVIPSTYYGETVLLARTMQQQRVRPKAIYAVVNGAASNMRFVKEFPEAAENIMDVNHWHDPRNPKNAALQKRVLDAGKQWNYNTPLNYSCMMLLADAIERAASADRTKIIEALASSTFSDHLMPYGPTKFEGGQNQGAAPVSTQVQKSEIRVVYPESFADAKPIFPVES from the coding sequence ATGACCTTGTTCGACAAAACGATCAGCCGCCGCACCGCGCTGAAGGGCGGCATGGCCGCGGCGGCGGTGATGGCGGCACCGGCGGTGCTGCGCGCCGCCCAGCCGCCGGCGGTGAAGATCGGCGTGCTGCAGCCGGTGACCGGCGCGCTGGCGATGGATGGCGAATTCGGCCGCACCGGCGCGGAACTCGCCATTGCCGACATCAACGCCTCGGGCGGCATCAGGTCGCTGGGGGGTGCGAAGATCGAAATGGTCTTCGGCGATGCGCGATCGAACCCTGAAGTGGGCGTGCAGGAAGTGGAGCGGATGCAGAGCGAGGGCGTGGCCGCCGTCGTCGGCGGCTTCGCGAGCCCGATCTGTCTGGCCACCACCCAGGCGGCGGCACGCTACGATCTGCCCTATATCGTCGATGTCGGCGTGTCGGACCAGATCATCAGCCGCGGCCTGACCAATACCTTCCGCTTCGCGCCCGGTTTCGGCATCTGCACCCGCACCGCAATCGAAAATCTGGTGCGGATCAACAACGCCGCCGGCCGCCCGGCCAAGACCGTGGCGCTGGTGCATGAAGACGGGCTGTTCGGCTCGGGCCTGGCCAAGCTGATGCAGACCGAGCTGCCCAAATACGGCTTCGAGATCCTTGAGACCATCGCGGTGCCGACGCCGTCGCGCGATCTTTCCAATGTCGTGCTGCGGCTGCGCTCGCTGCGTCCGGATCTGGTGATCCCCAGCACCTATTACGGCGAAACCGTGCTTCTGGCGCGGACCATGCAGCAGCAGCGCGTGCGGCCCAAGGCCATCTATGCGGTGGTCAATGGTGCGGCGTCGAACATGCGCTTCGTGAAGGAATTCCCCGAAGCGGCCGAGAACATCATGGACGTGAACCACTGGCACGATCCGCGCAACCCGAAGAACGCCGCGCTGCAGAAGCGGGTGCTGGATGCCGGCAAGCAGTGGAACTACAACACGCCGCTCAACTATTCCTGCATGATGCTGCTGGCCGATGCGATCGAGCGCGCGGCGAGCGCCGATCGCACGAAGATCATCGAGGCGCTGGCATCCTCCACCTTCTCGGATCACCTGATGCCCTATGGTCCGACGAAGTTCGAGGGCGGGCAGAACCAGGGGGCGGCCCCGGTGTCGACCCAGGTGCAGAAATCCGAGATCCGGGTGGTCTATCCCGAGAGCTTCGCGGACGCCAAGCCGATCTTCCCTGTCGAGAGCTGA